One region of Aeromicrobium sp. Sec7.5 genomic DNA includes:
- the rlmN gene encoding 23S rRNA (adenine(2503)-C(2))-methyltransferase RlmN has translation MTDPQVEPAPTRALPLVIAPPRGRQKPPRHLADLSAEERAAAAAELGEPAFRVKQVAHHYFGRLERDPANMTDLPAKNRDAIASALLPKLLDPVRTMEADQGTTRKTLWRLFDGALVESVLMRYPERATICVSSQAGCAMACPFCATGQGGLQRNMSTAEIIDQVVDGASAMANGLVPGGPGRLSNVVFMGMGEPMANYKAVIGAIRRMVAPAPDGLGMSARNITLSTVGLVPRIKQLTDEGIPVTLAVSLHAPDDELRDELVPINTHFKVAETVEAAWEYAKKSKRRVSIEYAMMRDINDQAWRADLLGDVLNAYGDWNWVHVNLIPLNPTDSGPMLNGQVFTRSRSDDMREFVRRLEAKGISTTIRDTRGDEINAACGQLAATE, from the coding sequence ATGACTGATCCGCAGGTGGAGCCCGCTCCCACGCGTGCGCTGCCGCTCGTGATCGCGCCGCCGCGTGGTCGCCAGAAGCCCCCGCGCCACCTCGCCGACCTCTCGGCCGAGGAGCGTGCCGCCGCGGCGGCCGAGCTCGGCGAGCCGGCGTTCCGCGTCAAGCAGGTCGCTCACCACTACTTCGGCCGCCTCGAGCGCGATCCGGCCAACATGACCGACCTCCCGGCCAAGAACCGTGACGCGATCGCCTCGGCGCTGCTGCCGAAGCTGCTCGACCCCGTCCGCACGATGGAGGCCGACCAGGGCACGACCCGCAAGACGCTGTGGCGCCTGTTCGACGGCGCGCTCGTCGAGTCGGTGCTGATGCGCTACCCCGAGCGCGCCACGATCTGCGTGTCCAGCCAGGCCGGCTGCGCCATGGCCTGCCCGTTCTGCGCCACCGGCCAGGGCGGACTCCAGCGCAACATGAGCACGGCCGAGATCATCGACCAGGTCGTCGACGGCGCTTCAGCGATGGCCAACGGGCTCGTTCCTGGCGGCCCCGGCCGCCTGTCCAACGTCGTGTTCATGGGCATGGGCGAGCCGATGGCCAACTACAAGGCCGTCATCGGCGCGATCCGCCGCATGGTGGCGCCGGCGCCCGATGGCCTCGGGATGTCGGCCCGCAACATCACGCTCAGCACCGTCGGTCTCGTGCCGCGCATCAAGCAGCTCACCGACGAGGGCATCCCGGTCACGCTGGCGGTGTCGCTGCACGCGCCGGACGACGAGCTGCGCGACGAGCTCGTGCCGATCAACACCCATTTCAAGGTCGCCGAGACCGTCGAGGCGGCGTGGGAGTACGCCAAGAAGAGCAAGCGCCGCGTCTCGATCGAGTACGCCATGATGCGCGACATCAACGACCAGGCCTGGCGCGCCGACCTGCTCGGTGACGTCCTCAACGCCTACGGCGACTGGAACTGGGTGCACGTCAACCTGATCCCGCTCAACCCCACCGACAGCGGACCCATGCTCAACGGCCAGGTCTTCACCCGCTCCCGCAGCGACGACATGCGCGAGTTCGTCCGTCGGCTCGAGGCCAAGGGCATCAGCACGACGATCCGCGACACCCGCGGCGACGAGATCAACGCGGCCTGCGGACAGCTCGCCGCCACGGAGTGA
- a CDS encoding enoyl-CoA hydratase has protein sequence MPDPDTSVLDARRDGDVAVLTLTRPDRRNALNTDLCLAIHGAVDEAVDTGARAIVVTGEGSSFCSGADLGGVYGNEFLDALYGMLHHLAHVPVPLVAAVNGPAIGAGTQLAMACDLRVADATAKFAVPTVRNGMAVDAWTIRTLAALAGTGRARRLMIAGESLDRDEALHCGLADRAGTLDDALAWAGDIARLAPLAIAHNKLVLNGSSDDDAAIAQSFRDVWASEDVKEAAAARQDKRQPVFRGV, from the coding sequence ATGCCGGATCCCGACACGAGCGTCCTCGACGCACGCCGAGACGGCGACGTCGCCGTCCTCACCCTGACCCGTCCCGATCGGCGCAACGCGCTGAACACCGACCTGTGCTTGGCGATCCACGGCGCCGTCGACGAGGCCGTCGACACGGGCGCCCGGGCGATCGTCGTCACCGGGGAGGGGTCGTCGTTCTGCTCGGGGGCCGATCTGGGCGGCGTCTACGGCAACGAGTTCCTCGACGCGCTGTACGGGATGCTGCACCACCTCGCCCACGTGCCCGTGCCCCTGGTGGCGGCGGTCAACGGCCCCGCGATCGGCGCCGGCACCCAGCTGGCGATGGCGTGCGACCTCCGCGTGGCCGACGCTACGGCGAAGTTCGCCGTTCCCACCGTTCGCAACGGGATGGCCGTGGACGCCTGGACCATCCGCACGCTCGCAGCACTCGCGGGCACGGGTCGCGCACGGCGCCTGATGATCGCGGGGGAGTCGCTCGACCGCGACGAGGCCCTGCACTGCGGGCTTGCCGATCGTGCCGGCACGCTGGACGACGCGCTGGCCTGGGCCGGCGACATCGCCCGCCTCGCGCCCCTGGCGATCGCGCACAACAAGCTCGTGCTGAACGGCTCGAGCGACGACGACGCCGCGATCGCGCAGAGCTTCCGTGACGTCTGGGCGTCGGAGGACGTCAAGGAGGCGGCTGCAGCCCGCCAGGACAAGCGCCAGCCGGTCTTCCGGGGCGTCTGA